The Granulicella sp. 5B5 nucleotide sequence CATCGAGCACCGCGAGTGGCTCTGCGCCCTCGGCCTCACCGCCGACTCCGAACGAGTCCTCCGCTTCGCCGCCCAGGTCTCAACCGAAGCTCGCGGCCACATCTCCCTCATCCACGCCGTTCAGGTCAACCAGCAAGATCTCCCCATCGAGCTCGACCTGCAAGGCACCATCGAGTCCATCGCCCGCAACCGCGCCACCCGCGAGCTCGACGAGCTCAAGCAAAAAGTCGGCGTCGAAGCCCCCGTCACAATCTCTCTCGGCAACGTCAAGCAGGCTCTTCTCGACGCCGCCAGCAACTTCGACGCCGACCTCCTCATGATCGGCCGCAGCCCCCACTCCACCCCTTTGGGCCGCCTCCGAGACCTCACTTACGCCGTCATCCGAGACTCCCCATTCCCCGTCCTCAGCATCTGACCCTGAGCCATCGCCATCCTCACCCACAAGGCCCGTCATTCTGAGTAAAGGCCCAACAGGACCGCAGCCGAAGAACCTGGCTGCGTCAGCCTCACTCTACTGCCCATCGCTTTCTAACTGCCCTCACGGATGACGGCCTACGGTCGAGAGGACAAGTATTTCGGAATTTGAGGACTAATCAAAGCCGACCTAATGGTTGGGATGGGGCACCGATCCACCATCAATGCCCAAAACGGATAACCAGCCCAGCCCCAAGCCTGAGAGTGTTCTGCACGTTGTCCGTTGCATTTGGCAGTTGCGTCCGCACCCAGGCCGCATCCATAAGACGAACGGCAAAACTCCGCTTCAGACGGTAGTCAAGACCGCCTCCTATCTGGAGCCCAAGGCTGTTAGCGTCACTTTGAGTACCGGTTGTTACCGGAAATAAGCTGCGGAAACCATTTGCCTCACCCACCAGGGCTTCACCGTATACCGAGATCCTGTGCTCCGCATGCCAGCGATATCGCGGACCGAACGTTTCCGTAACTAGCGAAAGCGGAATGCCGCTACTGCCGATCGAGCCCGTGTGACTGCCTGCGATATCGGCGGCAACGCCCCAGCCGTGCC carries:
- a CDS encoding outer membrane beta-barrel protein — protein: MNARRIIPALLLTLLFGIAMPGLGQHQTSKLDLGVTYIAEKSLKASTDQNFWLNGGSVELGVNLWHGWGVAADIAGSHTGSIGSSGIPLSLVTETFGPRYRWHAEHRISVYGEALVGEANGFRSLFPVTTGTQSDANSLGLQIGGGLDYRLKRSFAVRLMDAAWVRTQLPNATDNVQNTLRLGAGLVIRFGH